The Parus major isolate Abel chromosome 4, Parus_major1.1, whole genome shotgun sequence genome has a window encoding:
- the TBC1D9 gene encoding TBC1 domain family member 9 isoform X4 produces the protein MWVNPEEVLLANALWVTERANPYFILQRRKGHGGDGGGGGLAGLLVGTLDVVLDSSARVAPYRILYQTPDSLVYWTIACGCSRKEITEHWEWLEQNLLQTLSIFENENDINTFVRGKIQGIIAEYNKINGIKEDDDTEKFKEAIVKFHKLFGMPEEEKLVNYYSCSYWKGKVPRQGWVYLSINHLCFYSFFMGREAKLVIRWVDITQLEKNATLLFPDMIKVSTRSSEHFFSVFLNISETFKLMEQLANIAMRQLLDNEGFEQDRSLPKLKKKSPKKVSALKRDLDARAKSERYRALFRLPKDEKLDGHTDCTLWTPFNKMHILGQMFVSTNYICFTSKEENLCSLIIPLREVTIVEKADSSSVLPSPLSISTKNRMTFLFANLKDRDFLVQRISDFLQQTTSKIYLDKNIAGSYISSDDEVFSRSSSSVSASPHKSLSSESEGERQFNLNDNGIPTATQALMTMYRRRSPEEFNPKLAKEFLKEQAWKIHFAEYGQGVCMYRTEKTRDLVLKGIPESMRGELWLLFSGAINEMATHPGYYEDLVEKSMGKYNLATEEIERDLHRSLPEHPAFQNEMGIAALRRVLTAYAFRNPNIGYCQAMNIVTSVLLLYAKEEEAFWLLVALCERMLPDYYNTRVVGALVDQGVFEELARDYIPQLYDCMQDLGVISTISLSWFLTLFLSVMPFESAVVVVDCFFCEGIKVIFQLALAVLEANVDKLLNCKDDGEAMTVLGRYLDSVTNKDSTLPPIPHLHSLLSDDVEPYPEVDIFRLIRSSYEMTSFQQLLVQFET, from the exons GTCTCCTCGTCGGTACTCTTGATGTTGTGTTGGACTCCAGTGCCAGAGTGGCACCATATCGAATCCTCTACCAAACACCAGACTCCTTGGTCTACTGGACTATTGCCTGTG GTTGCTCAAGGAAGGAAATCActgagcactgggaatggcTCGAGCAGAATTTGTTGCAAACTCTTTCAAtctttgaaaatgagaatgacataaatacatttgtcagaggaaaaatacag GGCATCATTGCTGAGTACAACAAAATCAATGGCATCAAAGAGGATGACGACACAGAAAAATTCAAGGAAGCCATAGTGAAATTTCACAAGCTGTTTGGGATGccagaagaagagaaattagTGAACTACTACTCCTGCAGTTACTGGAAGGGGAAGGTTCCCCGTCAGGGCTGGGTGTATCTCAGCATTAATCACCTTtgcttttactcttttttcATGGGCAGGGAAG CAAAGTTAGTTATCCGTTGGGTTGATATCACTCAGCTTGAGAAGAATGCTACACTGCTCTTCCCTGATATGATCAAAGTGAGCACAAGATCAAGTGAACATTTCTTCTCAGTATTCCTTAATATCAGTGAGACATTTAAACTAATGGAACAGCTTGCCAATATAGCTATGCGACAGCTTTTGGACAATGAAGGATTTGAACAAGACAGGTCATTAcccaaactgaaaaagaaatccccAAAAAAAGTATCTGCTCTAAAACG GGATCTTGATGCCAGAGCAAAGAGTGAGAGATACCGTGCATTGTTCCGACTTCCCAAGGATGAGAAATTAGATGGACACACAGACTGTACTCTTTGGACTCCATTCaacaaaatgcatattttggGTCAGATGTTTGTTTCCACAAACTACATTTGCTTTACTAGTAAAGAAGAGAACTTGTGCAGCCTTATTATCCCTCTTCGAGAG GTGACAATAGTGGAAAAAGCAGACAGCTCCAGTGTGCTGCCCAGCCCACTGTCAATCAGCACGAAAAACAGAATGACATTCCTTTTTGCCAACTTGAAAGATAGAGATTTTCTTGTACAGAGGATCTCAGACTTTCTGCAACAAACCACTTCAAAAATATACTTGGATAAAAATATTGCTGGAAGCTATATCAGCTCAGATGATGAG GTGTTTTCAAGATCAAGTAGTTCAGTTTCTGCCAGCCCTCACAAAAGCCTGAGCTCTGAGTCAGAGGGAGAGCGACAATTCAACCTCAATGATAATGGCATTCCAACAGCAACTCAAGCTTTAATGACAATGTATCGACGCAGGTCACCTGAGGAGTTCAACCCTAAGCTG gCCAAGGAGTTCCTGAAGGAACAGGCCTGGAAGATTCACTTTGCTGAATATGGTCAAGGGGTCTGTATGTATCgtacagagaaaacaagagaccTTGTACTAAAGGGCATTCCAGAAAGCATGAGAGGAGAACTTTGGCTGCTCTTTTCAG GAGCCATTAATGAAATGGCCACTCATCCTGGCTATTATGAGGATCTAGTGGAGAAATCAATGGGAAAATACAATCTTGCTACAGAAGAGATAGAGAGGGATCTGCACCGTTCCCTTCCAGAACACCCTGCATTCCAGAATGAGATGGGTATTGCTGCTTTAAGGAGAGTCTTGACAGCTTATGCCTTCAGAAATCCAAACATAGGATATTGTCAG GCTATGAATATTGTCACTTCAGTGCTCCTTCTTTATGCAAAAGAGGAGGAAGCTTTCTGGCTGCTGGTGGCTCTGTGTGAGCGTATGCTGCCTGACTACTACAACACAAGAGTTGTTG GAGCATTGGTGGATCAGGGTGTCTTTGAAGAGCTGGCTCGTGACTACATTCCACAGCTTTATGACTGCATGCAGGACTTGGGCGTAATCTCCACCATCTCCCTATCCTGGTTCCTCACTCTTTTCCTCAGTGTAATGCCATTTGAAAGTGCAGTGGTAGTTGTGGATTGTTTCTTCTGTGAAGGAATAAAGGTGATATTTCAGTTAGCACTCGCTGTGCTCGAAGCTAATGTAGACAAGCTGCTTAACTGTAAAGATGATGGAGAAGCCATGACAGTCTTGGGAAG aTATTTGGACAGCGTAACTAATAAGGACAGCACTCTTCCTCCAATTCCTCATCTTCACTCCCTGCTCAGTGATGATGTAGAGCCTTATCCTGAGGTGGATATCTTCAGGCTAATCAGGTCTTCCTATGAG ATGACATCCTTCCAACAACTCCTTGTACAATTTGAGACTTAG